From the Alkalibacter rhizosphaerae genome, one window contains:
- a CDS encoding MFS transporter, whose translation MEKKPISKALSTFFGVGDMGFGLMTAVEMYFFVFFLTNVAKFPLATVALIGSVTSIGDALLSPFYGAVIDGIKPMKWGKYRSWLLICPPLVVILYMFQFTKIGGDGLGAIIVTLGFILSHVAWNIPWVANIALIPMLSSTPAERGLLSSRRATWGAVAGIIFSYTGANLAALYGRVTGNEVLGYTLLAGTFAFIMMLGYWAHFKMTDGYEETGVQSSASQKAKPRLSLPQMLKMAATNHYLIVLLFGDLMRYMASFIMTAAAAYYFTYVAKNPALFATYLLLASIARLVGSYVAAPLTRKFSNRGVSIAALVLSGVLLVLAKVVGYNVLLFFIAIMSAGIFTGILGASMVALYSDVSVYSEWQTGQPASAWIMGLMTLSLKIAVISRGTVIPFVLATAGFVATADPATASKALTDGVINVFVLIPAIFMLLSAVILGFGYRLTSEKLDGFEREIAERKSSAVS comes from the coding sequence ATGGAAAAGAAACCTATCAGTAAAGCTTTAAGTACCTTCTTTGGCGTTGGAGACATGGGTTTTGGGTTGATGACAGCAGTTGAAATGTATTTCTTTGTTTTCTTCCTCACCAATGTAGCAAAGTTTCCTCTTGCAACGGTCGCTTTGATTGGTTCCGTCACCAGTATTGGAGATGCTTTATTGTCACCATTCTATGGAGCCGTAATCGATGGGATCAAACCCATGAAGTGGGGAAAATATCGTTCCTGGCTTTTGATATGTCCTCCTCTGGTTGTGATATTGTACATGTTCCAGTTTACCAAAATTGGAGGAGATGGTTTAGGAGCCATCATTGTAACACTCGGATTCATCCTTAGCCATGTTGCATGGAATATTCCCTGGGTGGCCAATATCGCTTTGATTCCGATGCTCTCCTCTACACCTGCAGAACGTGGATTGCTTTCTTCTAGAAGAGCGACATGGGGTGCTGTTGCCGGCATTATCTTCTCTTATACCGGTGCCAATTTGGCAGCATTATATGGCAGAGTCACAGGTAATGAAGTTCTTGGTTATACCTTGTTAGCCGGAACTTTCGCTTTCATCATGATGTTAGGATATTGGGCCCACTTTAAAATGACGGACGGATATGAGGAAACCGGAGTACAAAGCTCAGCCAGTCAAAAGGCAAAACCCCGACTCAGTTTGCCCCAAATGTTGAAGATGGCGGCAACCAATCATTATTTGATCGTATTACTCTTTGGAGACCTGATGCGCTATATGGCCAGTTTCATCATGACAGCAGCAGCAGCTTATTACTTTACCTACGTCGCAAAGAATCCCGCATTGTTTGCCACTTATTTGTTATTGGCTTCCATAGCTCGACTGGTGGGATCATACGTAGCTGCTCCTTTGACAAGAAAGTTTTCCAATCGCGGGGTATCTATTGCAGCTTTAGTACTTTCTGGAGTTTTATTAGTCCTTGCGAAAGTTGTCGGATACAATGTACTGTTGTTCTTTATCGCCATAATGTCTGCCGGTATCTTTACAGGAATACTGGGGGCTTCCATGGTAGCCTTGTATTCTGATGTATCGGTGTACAGCGAATGGCAAACAGGACAGCCTGCCAGTGCATGGATCATGGGACTTATGACCTTGTCTTTGAAAATTGCTGTAATATCCAGAGGTACCGTTATTCCATTCGTATTGGCAACCGCAGGATTTGTTGCAACAGCAGATCCAGCTACAGCATCCAAGGCACTGACGGATGGTGTTATCAATGTATTCGTGCTGATCCCGGCTATCTTTATGTTGCTGTCAGCAGTTATCCTTGGGTTTGGATATCGATTGACCAGCGAAAAGTTGGATGGATTTGAAAGAGAAATAGCAGAACGTAAAAGTTCGGCAGTTTCTTGA
- a CDS encoding MFS transporter, translating to MEKKPISKALRTFFGVGDMGFSLMASVEMYFFVFFMTNVAKFPLATVALIGSVTSIGDALLSPFYGAIIDGTKPMKWGKYRSWMLICPPIVVILYMFQFTKIGGDGLGAIIVTLGFILSHIAWNIPWVANIALIPMLSSTPADRGLLSSRRATWSAMAGIIFSYTGANLAALYGRVTGNEVLGYTLLAGTFAFVMMIGYWAHFKMTDGYEETGAQAAASQQNKPRLGLIQMLKMAATNHYLIVLLFGDLMRYMANFIMTAAAAYYFTYVAKNPALFATYLLLASLARLVGSYIAAPVTKKFSSRRASIAALILGGGFLVVAKLVGYNVLLFFVAVMAAGIFLGILQASMVALYSDVSVYSEWQSGQPATAWIMGLMTLSLKIAVISRGTVIPFVLATAGFVATADPATASKALTDGVINVFVLIPAIFMLLSAAILGFGYRLTNEKLEGFEKEIAERKSAAASQ from the coding sequence ATGGAAAAGAAACCTATCAGTAAAGCTTTACGTACTTTTTTTGGCGTAGGAGACATGGGCTTTAGTTTGATGGCAAGCGTAGAAATGTATTTCTTCGTTTTCTTCATGACCAATGTCGCCAAATTTCCACTTGCGACCGTCGCATTGATCGGTTCCGTCACCAGTATAGGAGATGCTTTACTCTCTCCATTCTATGGTGCCATAATCGATGGAACAAAACCCATGAAGTGGGGAAAATATCGTTCTTGGATGCTTATTTGCCCGCCGATCGTCGTCATTTTGTATATGTTTCAATTTACCAAAATCGGTGGCGATGGTTTGGGAGCCATTATCGTAACACTTGGTTTCATCTTAAGTCATATTGCTTGGAACATTCCCTGGGTCGCAAATATTGCCTTGATCCCTATGTTGTCTTCCACACCTGCAGACAGAGGACTGCTATCATCCAGACGTGCAACGTGGAGTGCTATGGCAGGAATCATATTCTCCTATACAGGAGCAAACCTTGCCGCACTGTACGGCAGAGTAACAGGGAACGAAGTACTGGGTTACACATTGCTGGCTGGAACCTTTGCATTCGTCATGATGATCGGCTATTGGGCACACTTTAAAATGACCGACGGTTATGAAGAAACGGGTGCTCAAGCAGCTGCCAGTCAACAAAACAAGCCTCGCTTGGGTCTGATCCAGATGCTGAAAATGGCTGCAACCAACCATTACCTGATCGTATTGTTGTTTGGAGACTTGATGCGCTATATGGCCAACTTCATAATGACAGCAGCCGCTGCGTATTATTTTACCTACGTCGCAAAGAATCCTGCCTTGTTCGCCACATACCTGTTGTTGGCTTCACTTGCCAGATTGGTAGGTTCTTACATTGCAGCTCCTGTGACAAAAAAATTCTCTTCAAGGCGGGCATCCATCGCTGCGTTGATACTTGGTGGCGGTTTCCTGGTCGTTGCTAAACTTGTCGGTTATAATGTGTTGTTGTTCTTTGTTGCTGTAATGGCTGCTGGAATTTTTTTGGGGATCCTGCAAGCATCCATGGTTGCACTATATTCTGACGTTTCTGTATATAGCGAATGGCAATCCGGTCAACCGGCTACGGCCTGGATCATGGGCTTGATGACTTTGTCCTTAAAAATTGCTGTTATATCCAGAGGTACCGTAATACCATTCGTTTTAGCTACCGCCGGCTTTGTTGCAACAGCCGATCCGGCAACAGCTTCTAAAGCATTGACGGATGGCGTTATCAATGTATTTGTGTTGATCCCGGCCATCTTTATGTTGCTTTCTGCAGCGATCCTCGGATTTGGTTATCGATTGACGAATGAAAAGTTGGAAGGTTTTGAAAAAGAGATCGCAGAACGTAAAAGTGCGGCTGCTTCTCAATAA
- a CDS encoding anti sigma factor C-terminal domain-containing protein — protein MNNNFEEQLSLYKAGKLGEEEARRVEEEIARISAILDHIKDEEEEMWEELKNEVPANNTTNFEAPVKWKRKINAKIIWTSAITALAIWIAFVTIVFASSRIVTGLFALDHEESYVERSAFTQMVQMFQPDYESSSSWSTSGLFAKQGMGVLLKKYAGHTVLDTKEITVNYQLGQPKDSNAADVQLFYREKEDFSSLAGYPSDPDLGFEPLEKAPSGTTANVLILFKEALSPQELKDSFVAALYPDDTSESQVTPLTLVSDRIVLSNPSYYRHTPVYPYGENQEDINENRGKLSAQFESYDNSSHANSMIGNLRILQGRDELLETLFHAGLLDALKVDEAIVEIERNGIRYFGSYFTADTKKLLELKGDPRIHSIQVESIVLW, from the coding sequence ATGAACAATAACTTTGAGGAACAGTTGTCATTGTATAAAGCAGGCAAACTTGGTGAGGAAGAAGCCCGCCGTGTGGAGGAAGAGATCGCTCGAATCTCTGCCATTTTGGATCATATAAAAGATGAAGAAGAAGAAATGTGGGAGGAATTGAAGAACGAAGTCCCTGCCAACAACACGACAAACTTCGAAGCTCCCGTTAAATGGAAACGTAAAATCAACGCCAAAATTATTTGGACGTCGGCAATTACCGCATTGGCGATATGGATCGCATTTGTGACCATTGTATTTGCCTCCTCCCGCATCGTGACAGGCTTGTTTGCTTTGGATCACGAGGAATCCTATGTAGAGCGATCCGCTTTTACGCAAATGGTGCAAATGTTCCAGCCGGATTATGAATCCAGCAGCAGTTGGAGTACCAGTGGCTTGTTTGCAAAACAGGGCATGGGTGTCTTGTTAAAAAAATATGCCGGTCATACGGTACTGGATACCAAAGAAATCACCGTAAATTACCAACTGGGCCAACCAAAAGACTCAAATGCTGCGGATGTTCAACTTTTCTACCGTGAAAAGGAAGACTTCAGCTCCCTGGCCGGTTATCCCTCGGATCCGGATCTGGGCTTTGAACCTTTGGAAAAGGCACCTTCCGGCACGACGGCAAATGTATTGATCCTGTTTAAGGAAGCCTTGTCCCCACAAGAATTGAAAGATTCCTTTGTCGCTGCTTTGTATCCTGATGACACGAGTGAGAGCCAGGTAACACCATTGACTTTGGTATCCGATCGAATCGTTTTGTCCAATCCCTCCTATTACCGGCATACACCCGTTTATCCATATGGAGAGAATCAAGAGGATATCAATGAAAATCGTGGGAAACTGTCAGCTCAATTCGAATCATACGACAACTCGTCCCATGCAAATTCCATGATCGGCAACTTAAGAATACTTCAGGGTCGGGATGAACTCCTGGAAACCCTTTTTCATGCCGGCTTATTGGATGCTTTAAAAGTGGACGAGGCCATTGTAGAGATTGAAAGAAACGGCATCCGCTATTTTGGATCTTATTTCACTGCAGATACCAAAAAGTTGCTTGAATTAAAAGGCGATCCACGGATCCACAGTATTCAGGTGGAAAGTATCGTGTTGTGGTAG
- a CDS encoding RNA polymerase sigma factor, whose amino-acid sequence MEEDVFVQLYEKYHICVYRYLFSLTRHHPTAEDLSQETFVRALSVLQTPGVTIKAWLLTVAHNLYVDHVKKNRRLTYPDPEYFDNISQGDTETLITDKEHRREIYQLVLDLPEKQRQAVLLCIVNELSHQEAGKILGLTGSAVTNLIYRARKTLKTRRNKHEQ is encoded by the coding sequence TTGGAAGAGGATGTGTTTGTCCAACTGTATGAGAAATATCACATATGCGTCTACCGTTATCTGTTCAGTTTGACCAGGCATCATCCAACCGCCGAAGATCTTTCACAGGAAACTTTTGTACGAGCTTTAAGCGTCCTTCAAACCCCTGGTGTTACCATCAAAGCTTGGTTGCTGACAGTTGCACACAACCTGTATGTCGATCATGTTAAGAAAAATCGACGCCTGACCTATCCTGATCCGGAATATTTCGACAACATCTCTCAAGGTGACACAGAAACTCTGATCACCGATAAAGAACATCGTCGGGAAATTTATCAACTGGTCCTCGACTTGCCGGAAAAGCAACGACAAGCTGTTCTATTATGCATCGTTAACGAATTGTCTCATCAGGAAGCAGGTAAAATTTTGGGGTTAACGGGATCTGCCGTCACCAATTTGATCTATAGAGCAAGAAAGACACTGAAAACCAGGAGGAATAAACATGAACAATAA